One window of the Nocardioides jiangxiensis genome contains the following:
- a CDS encoding LLM class flavin-dependent oxidoreductase: protein MQIGIFTVGDVTPDPTDGTVPTEYQKIKNTITLARKAEEIGLDVFATAEHHNPPFASPANPPILLSAIAAQTEKLIVSTATTLITTNDPVRLAEDYAYLQHVSDGRMDLMLGRGNTGPVYPWFGKDIRDGIPLAIENYDLLHRLWREDVVTWEGKFRTPLQGFTSTPRPLDGVPPFVWHGSIRSPEIAEQAAYYGNGFFANHIFWPASHTEQMVRLYRQRFEHYGHGAADQAIVGLGGQIFMDKNSQDAVRRFRPYFDSAPVYGHGPSLEDFMEQTPLTVGSPQQILERTLGFRDYVGDYQRQLFLLDHAGMPLKMVLEQMDLLGEILPELRKGYAEGRPAHIPDAPTHGARVAAAGGAHDATVYAAADAATGHRAEDA, encoded by the coding sequence ATGCAGATCGGCATCTTCACCGTCGGAGACGTGACGCCGGACCCGACGGACGGCACGGTTCCCACCGAGTACCAGAAGATCAAGAACACGATCACGCTCGCCAGGAAGGCGGAGGAGATCGGGCTCGATGTCTTCGCGACGGCGGAGCACCACAACCCGCCGTTCGCCTCGCCGGCCAACCCGCCGATCCTGCTCAGCGCCATCGCCGCGCAGACCGAGAAGCTGATCGTCTCGACCGCGACCACGCTGATCACGACCAACGACCCGGTCCGCCTCGCCGAGGACTACGCGTACCTGCAGCACGTCTCCGACGGCCGCATGGACCTGATGCTCGGCCGCGGCAACACCGGCCCGGTCTACCCGTGGTTCGGCAAGGACATCCGCGACGGCATCCCGCTCGCGATCGAGAACTACGACCTGCTGCACCGGCTCTGGCGCGAGGACGTCGTGACCTGGGAGGGCAAGTTCCGCACCCCGCTGCAGGGCTTCACCTCGACGCCGCGCCCGCTCGACGGCGTACCTCCCTTCGTGTGGCACGGCTCGATCCGCAGCCCCGAGATCGCCGAGCAGGCGGCGTACTACGGCAACGGGTTCTTCGCGAACCACATCTTCTGGCCCGCGTCGCACACCGAGCAGATGGTGCGCCTCTACCGCCAGCGCTTCGAGCACTACGGTCACGGCGCCGCCGACCAGGCGATCGTCGGCCTCGGCGGCCAGATCTTCATGGACAAGAACAGCCAGGACGCGGTCCGCCGGTTCCGGCCGTACTTCGACAGCGCTCCGGTCTACGGACACGGCCCGTCGCTGGAGGACTTCATGGAGCAGACCCCGCTGACAGTCGGGTCGCCGCAGCAGATCCTCGAGCGCACGCTCGGCTTCCGTGACTACGTCGGCGACTACCAGCGCCAGCTCTTCCTGCTGGACCACGCGGGCATGCCGCTGAAGATGGTGCTCGAGCAGATGGACCTGCTCGGCGAGATCCTCCCCGAGCTCCGCAAGGGGTACGCCGAGGGCCGGCCCGCGCACATCCCGGACGCGCCGACGCACGGTGCCCGCGTGGCAGCAGCCGGCGGGGCCCACGACGCGACGGTCTACGCCGCGGCCGACGCTGCGACGGGTCACCGGGCGGAGGACGCCTGA
- a CDS encoding FMN reductase, whose translation MTRHIAVVSAGLSSPSSTRILADQLASAVEARLFERGEDVRIHVVELREHARALADNLLTGFPSGGLAQALQTVADADAVIAVTPVFSASYSGLFKTFFDVLEPGVLEGKPVLMGATAGTARHSLVLEHAMRPLFSYLKATPVPTAVFAASEDFGSNDSSDRGGRLGQRVDRAAAELVALLDGPSAKADVPPARKLQGSTEFDPDAAGFLSFDKLRG comes from the coding sequence ATGACGCGCCACATCGCCGTCGTCTCGGCCGGGCTGTCGAGCCCGAGCTCGACGCGCATCCTGGCCGACCAGCTCGCGAGCGCCGTGGAGGCGCGGCTCTTCGAGCGTGGCGAGGACGTCCGGATCCACGTGGTCGAGCTGCGTGAGCACGCGCGGGCCCTGGCCGACAACCTGCTGACCGGCTTCCCCTCGGGCGGCCTGGCCCAGGCGTTGCAGACGGTCGCGGACGCCGACGCGGTGATCGCGGTGACGCCGGTCTTCTCCGCGTCGTACTCGGGGCTCTTCAAGACGTTCTTCGACGTGCTGGAGCCCGGGGTGCTCGAGGGCAAGCCCGTGCTCATGGGAGCCACGGCGGGCACGGCGCGCCATTCGCTGGTGCTCGAGCACGCGATGCGGCCGCTCTTCTCCTACCTGAAGGCGACGCCGGTGCCGACCGCGGTCTTCGCTGCGTCGGAGGACTTCGGCTCGAACGACAGCTCCGACCGGGGCGGCCGCCTCGGGCAGCGCGTGGACCGCGCGGCGGCGGAGCTGGTCGCGCTGCTCGACGGGCCTTCGGCGAAGGCGGACGTGCCGCCGGCGCGGAAGCTGCAGGGCAGCACCGAGTTCGACCCGGACGCGGCGGGGTTCCTCAGCTTCGACAAGCTGCGCGGCTGA
- a CDS encoding YbhB/YbcL family Raf kinase inhibitor-like protein, which produces MSLDRPVTPDPYNLLPPVPAFSVTSSDVTDGAPLADAHVHALGNTSPQLSWSGAPEGTKSYVVTCFDPDAPIVSGFWHWVVCDIPASVTSLETGAGALGDAGLPAGAFHVRNDFGTRDFGGAAPPQGDQVHRYYFVVHAVSEEKLGVDSSVSPAVVGFNLAFKTLARAIIVGTYQH; this is translated from the coding sequence ATGAGCCTCGACCGCCCCGTGACCCCGGATCCCTACAACCTGCTCCCGCCGGTCCCGGCGTTCTCGGTGACCAGCAGCGACGTGACCGACGGCGCTCCCCTGGCGGACGCGCACGTCCACGCGCTCGGCAACACCTCGCCCCAGCTGAGCTGGAGCGGCGCCCCCGAGGGCACGAAGTCGTACGTCGTGACCTGCTTCGACCCGGACGCCCCGATCGTCTCCGGCTTCTGGCACTGGGTGGTCTGCGACATCCCGGCCTCCGTGACCTCGCTCGAGACCGGTGCCGGTGCTCTCGGCGACGCGGGACTCCCCGCCGGTGCCTTCCACGTGCGCAACGACTTCGGCACGCGGGACTTCGGCGGCGCCGCGCCGCCCCAGGGCGACCAGGTGCACCGCTACTACTTCGTCGTGCACGCCGTCAGCGAGGAGAAGCTGGGTGTCGACAGCTCGGTCTCCCCCGCCGTGGTCGGCTTCAACCTGGCGTTCAAGACGCTGGCACGCGCGATCATCGTCGGCACCTACCAGCACTGA
- the cobT gene encoding nicotinate-nucleotide--dimethylbenzimidazole phosphoribosyltransferase, with product MSEVLSSTVASIQPIDAEAVAAAEAAQAGLAKPAGALGVLETLSLQLSGIAGTCPPPVPVKPAVGVFAGDHGVLAQGVTPWPSDITFVMCNVFQAGGAGINVLARAAGASVTVVDMGVAGPFTEGTGAGATLVSKKVRPGTSDLAKGAAMSRDEAVQALEAGIAVAQQLIDDGADLLITGDMGIGNTTPSAALIAALTGTPADVVTGRGTGIDDDTLALKTSVVAGAVERIAPDADGVDVLAEVGGFEHAGIAGFVLGAAARRVPVILDGVIAGSAALVAQKIAPEVVGYCIAGHRSFEPGHRIALEALGLRPLLELDLRLGEGTGAALAAPIVQASARVLTEMATLESVMAGGE from the coding sequence GTGAGTGAAGTCCTCAGCAGCACCGTTGCCAGCATCCAGCCGATCGACGCGGAGGCTGTGGCCGCCGCCGAGGCCGCCCAGGCCGGGCTGGCCAAGCCCGCGGGCGCGCTCGGGGTCCTGGAGACGCTCTCCCTCCAGCTGTCCGGCATCGCCGGAACCTGCCCGCCCCCGGTCCCGGTCAAGCCCGCCGTCGGCGTCTTCGCCGGCGACCACGGCGTGCTGGCACAGGGCGTGACGCCGTGGCCCTCCGACATCACCTTCGTGATGTGCAACGTCTTCCAGGCCGGTGGCGCGGGCATCAACGTGCTCGCGCGCGCTGCTGGTGCCTCCGTCACCGTCGTCGACATGGGTGTCGCGGGTCCGTTCACCGAGGGCACCGGCGCAGGCGCGACCCTCGTCTCGAAGAAGGTCCGTCCCGGGACCTCCGACCTGGCCAAGGGCGCCGCGATGAGCCGCGACGAGGCGGTCCAGGCCCTCGAGGCGGGCATCGCCGTGGCGCAGCAGCTCATCGACGACGGTGCCGACCTGCTCATCACCGGTGACATGGGCATCGGCAACACGACCCCGTCGGCCGCCCTGATCGCGGCGCTGACGGGCACTCCCGCCGACGTCGTGACCGGTCGGGGCACCGGCATCGACGACGACACGCTGGCACTCAAGACCTCCGTCGTCGCCGGCGCGGTCGAGCGGATCGCCCCCGACGCCGACGGCGTCGACGTCCTCGCCGAGGTCGGCGGCTTCGAGCACGCGGGCATCGCGGGCTTCGTCCTCGGTGCCGCCGCACGCCGTGTCCCCGTCATCCTCGACGGCGTCATCGCCGGCTCGGCTGCCCTGGTCGCGCAGAAGATCGCTCCCGAGGTGGTCGGCTACTGCATCGCCGGTCACCGCTCGTTCGAGCCCGGCCACCGCATCGCCCTGGAGGCGCTCGGCCTCCGCCCGCTGCTCGAGCTTGACCTCCGCCTCGGCGAGGGCACCGGCGCGGCGCTCGCCGCCCCGATCGTGCAGGCCTCGGCCCGCGTCCTCACCGAGATGGCGACCCTCGAGTCCGTCATGGCGGGTGGCGAGTGA
- the cobA gene encoding uroporphyrinogen-III C-methyltransferase: MADADLPTYPVGLRLAGRKVLVVGGGHVAQRRIPTLIAAGADVHVVARAATMAIEGMSDEITLAIRDFEPADLDGAWYAIAATDNAETNAAVAAAAEERRIFCVRSDDASEATAWTPAVGRHEGLTIAVLANREPRRSAAVRDQIMEALRSGTALRTPTTAARKPGVVLVGGGPGDPDLVTIAARNAIASADVVVADRLAPRELLADLAPDVELIDVAKLPRGRYASQEFINEVIVDRALAGKRVVRFKGGDNFVFGRGYEEIIACNAAGVPVEIIPGLSSSISVPARAGIPVTHRGVTHEFTVISGHIPPGHPDSLVNWTAAAQMQGTLVLLMAVENAPKIAAALVEGGRPAETPVAVIMDGTMPDERTVLSTLGTLAADLVAEGVTPPAIIVIGDVVAVANPERYGS, translated from the coding sequence ATGGCGGACGCCGACCTGCCGACGTACCCGGTCGGGCTGCGGCTCGCGGGCCGCAAGGTCCTCGTCGTGGGCGGCGGACACGTCGCCCAGCGCCGGATCCCGACGCTGATCGCCGCCGGCGCCGACGTCCACGTCGTCGCCCGCGCCGCGACGATGGCGATCGAGGGCATGTCCGACGAGATCACCCTCGCCATCCGCGACTTCGAGCCCGCCGACCTCGACGGCGCCTGGTACGCCATCGCGGCCACCGACAACGCCGAGACCAACGCTGCGGTGGCTGCCGCGGCCGAGGAGCGGCGGATCTTCTGTGTCCGCTCCGACGACGCCTCCGAGGCCACTGCGTGGACCCCGGCGGTCGGCCGCCACGAGGGGCTGACCATCGCGGTCCTCGCCAACCGCGAGCCGCGCCGTTCTGCTGCGGTGCGCGACCAGATCATGGAGGCGCTGCGCTCCGGCACCGCGCTGCGTACGCCGACCACGGCGGCGAGGAAGCCCGGCGTCGTGCTCGTGGGCGGTGGTCCCGGCGACCCGGACCTGGTTACCATCGCCGCCCGCAACGCGATCGCGTCGGCGGACGTCGTCGTCGCCGACCGCCTCGCGCCGCGCGAGCTGCTCGCCGACCTCGCGCCGGATGTCGAGCTGATCGACGTCGCCAAGCTGCCGCGCGGTCGCTACGCGAGCCAGGAGTTCATCAACGAGGTCATCGTCGACCGGGCGCTGGCCGGCAAGCGCGTCGTGCGCTTCAAGGGCGGGGACAACTTCGTCTTCGGCCGCGGCTACGAGGAGATCATCGCCTGCAACGCCGCCGGCGTGCCGGTGGAGATCATCCCGGGGCTCTCGTCGTCGATCTCCGTGCCGGCGCGGGCGGGCATCCCGGTGACGCACCGCGGGGTCACCCACGAGTTCACCGTCATCTCGGGCCACATCCCGCCGGGCCACCCCGACTCCCTGGTCAACTGGACGGCAGCTGCGCAGATGCAGGGCACGCTCGTCCTGCTGATGGCCGTGGAGAACGCACCGAAGATCGCCGCTGCCCTCGTCGAGGGCGGTCGCCCGGCCGAGACCCCGGTCGCGGTGATCATGGACGGCACCATGCCCGACGAGCGCACGGTCCTCTCGACGCTCGGCACGCTCGCCGCGGACCTTGTCGCCGAGGGTGTCACCCCGCCGGCGATCATCGTCATCGGCGACGTCGTCGCGGTCGCCAACCCGGAGCGCTACGGCAGCTGA
- a CDS encoding TrmH family RNA methyltransferase, whose amino-acid sequence MARLVDVTDVSDPRLADFRDLRDVDLRQAVEAEHGLFLAEGAKVVRRAAEAGFTPRAFLLQPKWVDGLRDVLDATDAPAYVLGEREIAEVAGFHLHRGALGSFERRPLPPLADLLAKPGRLRIAVLEDLVDHGNVGLIFRNAAALGIDAVVLTERTADPLYRRASKTSMGNVYSVPWTRARGIEDILRALREADVVPVALTLADDAITLDELAAMKHERLAFVFGTEGAGVHRKTEQQVDHRVLIPMEPGVDSLNVAAATAVTFYATR is encoded by the coding sequence ATGGCCCGCCTGGTCGACGTCACGGACGTCAGCGACCCGCGGCTCGCGGACTTCCGCGACCTGCGTGACGTCGACCTGCGCCAGGCCGTCGAGGCCGAGCACGGCCTCTTCCTCGCCGAGGGCGCCAAGGTCGTACGCCGCGCGGCCGAGGCCGGCTTCACCCCGCGCGCCTTCCTGCTCCAGCCCAAGTGGGTCGACGGGCTGCGCGACGTGCTCGACGCGACCGACGCCCCGGCGTACGTGCTGGGGGAGCGGGAGATCGCGGAGGTCGCCGGGTTCCACCTGCACCGTGGCGCCCTCGGCAGCTTCGAGCGCCGGCCGCTGCCGCCGCTCGCCGATCTCCTCGCGAAGCCCGGCCGGCTGCGCATCGCGGTCCTCGAGGACCTCGTCGACCACGGGAACGTGGGGCTGATCTTCCGGAACGCGGCGGCGCTCGGCATCGACGCGGTCGTGCTGACCGAGCGCACGGCGGATCCGCTCTACCGCCGCGCCAGCAAGACCAGCATGGGCAACGTCTACTCGGTGCCGTGGACGCGGGCACGGGGGATCGAGGACATCCTGCGTGCGTTGCGGGAGGCCGACGTCGTGCCGGTCGCCCTCACGCTCGCCGACGACGCGATCACCCTCGACGAGCTCGCCGCCATGAAGCACGAGCGGCTCGCCTTCGTCTTCGGCACCGAGGGAGCCGGCGTGCACCGCAAGACCGAGCAGCAGGTCGACCACCGGGTGCTGATCCCGATGGAGCCGGGCGTGGACTCGCTCAACGTGGCCGCGGCGACGGCCGTGACCTTCTACGCGACCCGCTGA
- a CDS encoding oxidoreductase, with amino-acid sequence MTKKVALVTGGSSGIGESAVAELLGKGFTVYAAARRTERMAGLADKGAHVVALDVTDDASMQACVQRILDEQGRIDVLVNNAGYGSYGAVEDVPIDEARRQFEVNVFGLARLSQLVLPTMRAQRSGRIINISSIGARLYEPFGAWYHATKFAVEGLSFSMRLEVAPFGVSVSCVAPAGVVTEWNTISRDSLLETSGSTAYGPWAKRAFKVLETADGPALSCTPDVVGRKIAKVATAKRPKAVYPVGKGAHVIRGSFDVVPKGVTDLMLGQVYGTGRKA; translated from the coding sequence ATGACGAAGAAGGTCGCACTGGTCACCGGCGGTTCGAGTGGCATCGGCGAGTCCGCCGTGGCCGAGCTCCTCGGCAAGGGCTTCACCGTGTACGCCGCCGCGCGCCGCACCGAGCGGATGGCGGGCCTGGCCGACAAGGGCGCCCACGTCGTCGCGCTCGACGTCACCGACGACGCCTCGATGCAGGCCTGCGTCCAGCGGATCCTCGACGAGCAGGGCCGCATCGACGTGCTGGTCAACAACGCCGGCTACGGCTCCTACGGCGCGGTCGAGGACGTGCCGATCGACGAGGCGCGCCGCCAGTTCGAGGTCAACGTCTTCGGCCTGGCCCGGCTCAGCCAGCTCGTCCTCCCCACGATGCGCGCGCAGCGGAGCGGCCGGATCATCAACATCTCCAGCATCGGCGCGCGCCTCTACGAGCCGTTCGGCGCCTGGTACCACGCGACGAAGTTCGCGGTGGAGGGCCTGAGCTTCTCCATGCGGCTCGAGGTCGCGCCGTTCGGCGTCTCGGTCTCGTGCGTCGCGCCGGCGGGCGTCGTCACGGAGTGGAACACCATCTCCCGCGACTCGCTCCTGGAGACCTCCGGCTCGACCGCCTACGGCCCGTGGGCGAAGCGTGCGTTCAAGGTGCTCGAGACCGCCGACGGTCCGGCTCTGTCCTGCACGCCCGACGTGGTGGGCCGCAAGATCGCCAAGGTAGCGACGGCGAAGCGGCCGAAGGCGGTCTACCCGGTCGGCAAGGGCGCTCACGTGATCCGCGGCTCGTTCGACGTGGTGCCCAAGGGCGTCACGGACCTGATGCTCGGCCAGGTCTACGGCACCGGCCGGAAGGCCTGA
- the def gene encoding peptide deformylase, whose protein sequence is MTSDSPAPLAPHGPLPTGGTVRPITRWGEPVMHRALRRVTAYDESLRALAADMVATMYAAEGVGLAANQIGEDLAVFVFDCPDASGQHTVGVVCNPVVTLPEGKSRKLDKGDEGCLSYPGAFVPCSRPGYAAVDGFGLDGEPVHFEGDGLLARCLQHETDHLEGMVFGDRLAFGAQKKLRKQMEQAIEEFPLTWPANLA, encoded by the coding sequence ATGACGAGCGACTCCCCTGCACCCCTCGCGCCCCACGGCCCGCTGCCCACCGGCGGCACGGTCCGTCCGATCACCCGCTGGGGCGAGCCCGTCATGCACCGCGCGCTGCGGCGGGTGACGGCGTACGACGAGAGCCTGCGGGCGCTCGCGGCCGACATGGTCGCCACGATGTACGCCGCCGAGGGCGTGGGCCTGGCCGCCAACCAGATCGGCGAGGACCTCGCCGTCTTCGTCTTCGACTGCCCCGACGCCTCGGGCCAGCACACCGTCGGCGTCGTCTGCAACCCGGTCGTCACCCTGCCGGAGGGGAAGAGCCGCAAGCTCGACAAGGGAGACGAGGGCTGCCTGTCCTACCCGGGCGCCTTCGTGCCGTGCAGCCGTCCGGGCTACGCGGCCGTCGACGGGTTCGGCCTCGACGGCGAGCCGGTGCACTTCGAGGGCGACGGCCTCCTCGCCCGCTGCCTGCAGCACGAGACCGACCACCTCGAGGGCATGGTCTTCGGCGACCGTCTCGCCTTCGGCGCGCAGAAGAAGCTGCGCAAGCAGATGGAGCAGGCGATCGAGGAGTTCCCCCTCACGTGGCCCGCCAACCTGGCCTGA
- a CDS encoding acyl-CoA dehydrogenase family protein, producing the protein MSQNPVTRAGGKFGLSSKEKRDPMGIAILALNKLGQSPLLDKLKMRKQAEEIVFQSTRGGFKVAAAASRTFAPKGKKGAPGTATPKAKSTGLFDLTPTEDEQMLVDVVSEFAAEAVRPAAADANEAAETPADVLAATLEIGLPILGVSAELGGIAEERSAVAGTLVHEALSKGDMGIAVAALAPGAVATAISLWGTDQQQQTYLPAFTEGADVPAAALALNEQAVLFDVFKPSTTAVRQGDKLVLNGVKSFVPRGKDAELFIIGAQLDGKNVLVLVEAGTDGLRIEADPAMGLKAASLTKVHLKDVTVDAGAILGATDGSTYTEAVRYSRLAWCALALGTGQAVLDYVVPYVKTREAFGEPIAHRQAVAFMVANIAIELQAMRLVTYKAASRVARGVDATREIALARKICADKGMQIGLDGVQLLGGHGFTKEHPVERWYRDLRAIGILEGGVLV; encoded by the coding sequence ATGTCCCAGAACCCTGTCACCCGGGCCGGCGGCAAGTTCGGCCTGTCCAGCAAGGAGAAGCGAGACCCCATGGGCATCGCGATCCTCGCCCTGAACAAGCTCGGCCAGAGCCCCCTCCTCGACAAGCTCAAGATGCGCAAGCAGGCGGAGGAGATCGTCTTCCAGAGCACGCGCGGTGGCTTCAAGGTCGCGGCCGCTGCCAGCCGCACCTTCGCCCCCAAGGGCAAGAAGGGCGCGCCCGGCACGGCGACCCCGAAGGCGAAGTCGACCGGTCTGTTCGACCTGACCCCGACCGAGGACGAGCAGATGCTCGTCGACGTCGTGTCGGAGTTCGCCGCCGAGGCCGTCCGCCCCGCCGCTGCCGACGCCAACGAGGCGGCCGAGACGCCCGCCGACGTGCTCGCCGCGACCCTGGAGATCGGCCTCCCGATCCTCGGCGTCTCCGCAGAGCTCGGCGGAATCGCCGAGGAGCGGTCGGCGGTCGCCGGCACGCTCGTCCACGAAGCCCTGTCCAAGGGCGACATGGGCATCGCCGTCGCCGCCCTCGCACCCGGTGCGGTCGCCACCGCCATCTCGCTGTGGGGCACCGACCAGCAGCAGCAGACCTACCTCCCGGCGTTCACCGAGGGAGCGGACGTCCCGGCGGCCGCCCTCGCGCTCAACGAGCAGGCCGTCCTCTTCGACGTCTTCAAGCCGTCGACCACCGCCGTCCGCCAGGGCGACAAGCTGGTCCTCAACGGTGTGAAGTCCTTCGTGCCGCGCGGCAAGGACGCCGAGCTCTTCATCATCGGCGCGCAGCTCGACGGCAAGAACGTCCTCGTCCTGGTCGAGGCCGGCACCGACGGCCTCCGCATCGAGGCCGACCCGGCGATGGGCCTCAAGGCCGCCAGCCTCACCAAGGTCCACCTCAAGGACGTCACCGTCGACGCCGGCGCCATCCTCGGCGCGACCGACGGCTCGACGTACACCGAGGCCGTGCGCTACTCGCGCCTGGCCTGGTGTGCGCTCGCCCTCGGCACCGGCCAGGCCGTGCTCGACTACGTCGTGCCCTACGTCAAGACGCGCGAGGCGTTCGGTGAGCCGATCGCCCACCGTCAGGCCGTCGCGTTCATGGTCGCCAACATCGCGATCGAGCTCCAGGCCATGCGCCTGGTCACCTACAAGGCCGCGTCCCGCGTCGCCCGCGGCGTCGACGCGACCCGCGAGATCGCCCTCGCCCGCAAGATCTGCGCCGACAAGGGCATGCAGATCGGTCTCGACGGCGTGCAGCTGCTCGGTGGCCACGGCTTCACCAAGGAGCACCCGGTCGAGCGGTGGTACCGCGACCTGCGTGCCATCGGCATCCTGGAAGGAGGCGTCCTCGTCTGA
- a CDS encoding acyl-CoA dehydrogenase family protein — protein sequence MIYLETPKKHRALIDQVHQVAMNMLRPVSRKYDLAEHEYPKELDMLAALADGLNESGTSEGAGATGVRRSSGDDTSNKNGSNMASALSVAEMCWGDTGLTLAMPRQGLGNSAIASVATDAQLEKFKGTWASMAITEPSFGSDSSAITTTAKKDGDAYIINGEKIFVTSGERSDSIVVWATLDKSLGKAAIKSFVVTKDMPGVKVERLEHKLGIRASDTAVITFTDVRVPAENLLGSPEINVQEGFAGAMATFDNTRPLVAAMAVGCARASLDLTRDLLEQAGIEIDYDKPAQLQSAAAAKFLQLEADWEAAQLLTLQAAWMADNKKPNSLEASMSKAKAGRVGSDVTLSCVELCAGVGYSESELLEKWARDSKILDIFEGTQQIQQLIVARRVLGLSSAELK from the coding sequence ATGATCTATCTCGAGACTCCCAAGAAGCACCGCGCGCTGATCGACCAGGTCCACCAGGTCGCGATGAACATGCTGCGCCCGGTCTCCCGCAAGTACGACCTCGCCGAGCACGAGTACCCCAAGGAACTCGACATGCTCGCCGCGCTGGCGGACGGCCTCAACGAGTCGGGTACGTCGGAGGGTGCCGGCGCGACCGGCGTCCGCCGCAGCTCCGGCGACGACACGTCCAACAAGAACGGCTCCAACATGGCGTCGGCGCTCTCGGTCGCCGAGATGTGCTGGGGCGACACCGGCCTGACGCTCGCCATGCCGCGTCAGGGCCTGGGCAACTCCGCCATCGCCTCCGTCGCCACGGACGCGCAGCTGGAGAAGTTCAAGGGCACCTGGGCCTCCATGGCGATCACCGAGCCGTCGTTCGGCTCGGACTCGTCCGCGATCACCACGACCGCGAAGAAGGACGGCGACGCCTACATCATCAACGGCGAGAAGATCTTCGTGACCTCGGGCGAGCGGTCGGACTCGATCGTCGTCTGGGCGACGCTCGACAAGTCGCTGGGCAAGGCCGCGATCAAGTCCTTCGTCGTCACCAAGGACATGCCGGGCGTGAAGGTCGAGCGCCTCGAGCACAAGCTCGGCATCCGTGCCTCCGACACGGCGGTCATCACGTTCACCGACGTCCGGGTCCCGGCGGAGAACCTCCTCGGTTCGCCGGAGATCAACGTCCAGGAGGGCTTCGCCGGTGCGATGGCCACCTTCGACAACACCCGTCCGCTCGTGGCCGCCATGGCCGTCGGCTGCGCGCGTGCGTCGCTGGACCTGACCCGCGACCTGCTCGAGCAGGCCGGCATCGAGATCGACTACGACAAGCCGGCGCAGCTCCAGTCCGCCGCCGCGGCGAAGTTCCTCCAGCTCGAGGCCGACTGGGAGGCAGCCCAGCTGCTCACGCTGCAGGCCGCCTGGATGGCGGACAACAAGAAGCCGAACTCGCTCGAGGCCTCGATGTCGAAGGCCAAGGCCGGTCGTGTCGGCTCCGACGTCACCCTGTCGTGCGTCGAGCTCTGCGCGGGCGTCGGCTACTCGGAGTCCGAGCTGCTCGAGAAGTGGGCGCGTGACTCCAAGATCCTCGACATCTTCGAGGGCACGCAGCAGATCCAGCAGCTCATCGTGGCGCGCCGGGTGCTCGGTCTCTCGAGTGCGGA